A single genomic interval of Antechinus flavipes isolate AdamAnt ecotype Samford, QLD, Australia chromosome 1, AdamAnt_v2, whole genome shotgun sequence harbors:
- the CDC34 gene encoding ubiquitin-conjugating enzyme E2 R1 has translation MARPLVPSSQKALLLELKGLQEEPVEGFRVTLVDEGDLYNWEVAIFGPPNTYYEGGYFKARLKFPIDYPYSPPAFRFLTKMWHPNIYETGDVCISILHPPVDDPQSGELPSERWNPTQNVRTILLSVISLLNEPNTFSPANVDASVMYRKWKDSKGKDREYTDIIRKQVLGTKVDAERDGVKVPTTLAEYCVKTKAPAPDEGSDLFYDDYYEDDDMEEEADSCYGDDEDDSGTEES, from the exons ATGGCCCGGCCGCTGGTGCCCAGCTCGCAGAAGGCGCTGCTCCTGGAGCTCAAGGGGCTGCAGGAGGAGCCGGTCGAGGGCTTCCGGGTGACCCTGGTGGACGAGGGAGACCTGTACAACTGGGAGGTGGCCATCTTCGGGCCCCCCAACACCTACTACGAGGGCGGCTACTTCAAG GCCCGCCTCAAGTTTCCTATTGATTACCCCTACTCCCCTCCAGCTTTCCGGTTCCTCACAAAAATGTGGCACCCGAACATCTATGAG ACTGGGGATGTTTGTATCTCAATCCTCCACCCTCCAGTAGATGATCCCCAGAGTGGAGAGCTTCCCTCTGAGCGATGGAACCCCACCCAAAATGTCAG GACCATCCTCCTGAGCGTGATCTCCCTCCTAAATGAGCCCAACACCTTCTCACCAGCCAATGTGGATGCTTCCGTGATGTACAGGAAATGGAAAGACAGCAAAGGGAAGGACCGGGAATATACAGACATCATCCG gAAGCAGGTCCTGGGGACCAAGGTCGATGCGGAACGGGATGGGGTCAAGGTGCCCACAACATTGGCAGAGTACTGTGTGAAGACCAAGGCCCCTGCGCCGGACGAGGGCTCGGACCTCTTCTACGATGACTACTACGAGGACGACGATATGGAGGAGGAGGCCGACAGCTGCTATGGTGATGACGAGGACGACTCCGGCACGGAGGAGTCCTGA